The Brassica napus cultivar Da-Ae chromosome C7, Da-Ae, whole genome shotgun sequence genome has a segment encoding these proteins:
- the LOC111202555 gene encoding CLAVATA3/ESR (CLE)-related protein 27-like, whose amino-acid sequence MTHAREWRRSTLLMFIFLSSLLYLISVNSRTAAIRVCPETLATTTTPAPANDQEVPVKKYFSSGKFAPVDSSFGKVFSDSKRTVPSGPDPLHN is encoded by the coding sequence ATGACTCATGCTCGAGAATGGAGAAGATCCACTCTATTAATGTTTATCTTCCTTTCTTCACTACTCTATCTCATTTCCGTAAATTCCCGGACAGCGGCAATTCGGGTATGTCCAGAAACGCTGGCGACGACTACCACTCCTGCTCCGGCTAATGACCAAGAAGTTCCAGTGAAGAAATACTTCAGCTCCGGGAAATTTGCTCCGGTGGATTCTTCATTCGGAAAAGTATTTAGTGACAGTAAAAGAACGGTACCAAGTGGTCCAGATCCTCTCCATAACTAG